In Marinobacter salinisoli, the DNA window AGAGCTTCGTCGGGTGGCTGAGCCTTTGATCACGCTGTCTAAAAATGATTCGGTTGCAAACCGTCGTTTGGCGTTCGCGCGCCTGCGTAGCGACGAAGCGGTTGCCAAGCTCTTCGACGAGCTGGGCCCGCGTTACAGCGACCGTCCTGGCGGTTATCTTCGTATCCTGAAGTGTGGCTTCCGTGCAGGCGACAATGCCCCGATGGCATTCGTTGAGCTGGTAGGTCGTCCGCTGGATATCGAAGCGGAAGAGGTGGACGAAGACGAGGCGTAAGTGCTTCGGCTTTGGCCAACGAAAAAACCGGGTTCCGAAAGGTTCCCGGTTTTTTTGTGTCTGGAGTTTGGTTCTGTCCGCTGGGGCGGAGGGGGTAAGTGTTTTTTAAGGCAAAAGTAACTCGCTGCGCTCAGACAGCTTTTTCCTTAAAAAACACTTACCCCCTCCACTTCACATCGAGTGTTTAAGGCCGAAACGAAAGCTTGCCTCGGGGTCTGGGTGGCCTTTCTGCCGGAAAAATGTGTCTGAGCGAAGCGCGTTATTTTTCCAGAAGAAAGGCTATCCAGATCCCGTACTCCCCTGACAGCAAGCCTGCCGCCAGAGCTTATTTCGACAGCATCGGCTTCAAATACCGCCCAGTATGTGAGCGTTTATTTTCCGAAACCTCCTCCGGGGTTCCCTCAGCAATTATCTGTCCGCCGCCAGAACCACCCTCCGGCCCGAGATCCACGATCCAGTCGGCGGTCTTGATGACATCCAGATTGTGCTCAATCACGACAATAGTGTTGCCGTGATCCCGCAGTCGTTCCAGAACGTTCAATAGTTGCTGGATATCGTAGAAATGCAGGCCAGTCGTCGGCTCGTCCAGGATGTACAGGGTTTTGCCGGTATCCCGCTTGGATAGCTCCTTGGCCAGCTTTACACGTTGGGCCTCACCGCCGGAGAGGGTTACCGCGCTCTGGCCGAGGCGAATATAGGACAGGCCTACGTCGATCAGGGTCTGAAGCTTGCGAGCGATGAATGGCACGGCGTCGAAGAACTCCCGACCTTCTTCCACGGTCATTTCCAGAACTTCGTGGATGTTCTTGCCTTTATAACGGACTTCGAGAGTTTCTCGATTGTAGCGCTTGCCTTTGCAGACATCGCAGGGGACGTAGACATCCGGCAGAAAGTGCATTTCAACCTTGATGACGCCATCACCCTGACAGGCTTCGCAGCGCCCCCCTTTGACGTTGAAGGAAAAGCGCCCGGGTTTGTAGCCCCGTGATCGGGCCTCTTGTGTCCCGGCAAACAACTCCCGGATAGGGGTGAACAGTCCGGTATAGGTCGCCGGGTTGGAGCGTGGTGTCCGGCCAATGGGGCTCTGGTCGATATCGATCACTTTGTCGAGATGATCCAGACCTTTCAGGTTGCCGTGGGGTGCCGCGCTCAGGCTAGTGGCCTTGTTCAGCTTGGTGGCTGCCACTGGGTACAGGGTGCTGTTGATTAGCGTGGACTTGCCCGAGCCGGAGACGCCGGTGACGCAGGTCATTACCCCGAGCGGGATCTTCAATGTCACGTCTTGCAGGTTGTTGCCCGTCGCGCCGGTTAAGGTGAGAGATTTTCCGGAGCCTTTGTTGCGCTCAGCGGGTATCGCGATTTCCTTGGTGCCATTGAGGTACTGGCCGGTGAGGGAATCCGGATTGTCCAGAATCTGCTGGGGAGTACCCTGGGCGATGACCTGGCCACCGTGCACCCCGGCGCCTGGGCCAATATCAATGATGTGGTCGGCGGCGCGGATGGCGTCTTCGTCGTGCTCTACCACGATGACTGTGTTGCCGAGGTCGCGGAGGTGGGTCAGGGTTGCCAGCAGTCGGTCGTTATCCCTTTGGTGCAGGCCGATGGAGGGCTCGTCGAGTATGTACATGACGCCCACGAGGCCAGCCCCGATCTGGCTGGCCAGTCGGATCCGCTGGGCTTCGCCGCCGGACAAGGTGTCGGCGCTGCGTTCGAGAGTGAGGTACTCAAGCCCTACGTTGACCAGAAACTGCAGGCGCTGGCGAATTTCTTTCAGGATCTTTTCCGCAATCTCGCCCTTGCGCCCCGGCAAGGCGAGAGCGTCAAAGTAGTCGTGTGCCTCGCCCACTGGCAATCGGGTGACGTCCGCCAGGTTGTTGTCTTCGATGAACACGTGGCGGGCGCTTCTCCGCAGGCGCGAGCCGCCGCAATCCTTGCACGGCTGGGTGCTCAGGTTACGAGCAAGCTCCTCCCGCACGCTCTGGGAATCGGTTTCCCGGTAACGGCGCTCCAGGTTTGGAAGGATGCCTTCGAACGGGTGGGCCTTTTCCATGATATGGCCGCGGGAATTCACGTAGCGGAAGGAAATCGGTTCATTGCCCGAGCCGTTTAGAAGGGCACTCTGGAAATCTTCGGGCAGGTCGGCCCAGGGTGTTTCCAGATCGACGCCGTAATGCTCGGCGACCGACGTCAGCATTTGAAAGTAGTATACGGCTCTGCGGTCCCAGCCCTTGATGGCGCCGGCGGCCAGTGTGGCCTCGGGATGCTGGATGATTTTGTCAGGGTCGAAGAACTGGCGCACCCCCAAGCCGTCG includes these proteins:
- the uvrA gene encoding excinuclease ABC subunit UvrA produces the protein MDRIQIKGARTHNLKNIDLDLPRDKLIVVTGLSGSGKSSLAFDTLYAEGQRRYVESLSTYARQFLSMMEKPDVDHIEGLSPAISIEQKSTSHNPRSTVGTITEIYDYLRLLFARAGEPRCPDHGQPLEAQTISQMVDQVLAMPADSKLMILAPVIRDRKGEHHQVIETMKSQGFIRLRVDGTVYDIDDVPALDKKRKHQIDVVVDRFKVKTGLEQRLAESFETALEMADGIAIVAPMTGDGEEHICSARYACTQCGYALSELEPRIFSFNNPAGACPTCDGLGVRQFFDPDKIIQHPEATLAAGAIKGWDRRAVYYFQMLTSVAEHYGVDLETPWADLPEDFQSALLNGSGNEPISFRYVNSRGHIMEKAHPFEGILPNLERRYRETDSQSVREELARNLSTQPCKDCGGSRLRRSARHVFIEDNNLADVTRLPVGEAHDYFDALALPGRKGEIAEKILKEIRQRLQFLVNVGLEYLTLERSADTLSGGEAQRIRLASQIGAGLVGVMYILDEPSIGLHQRDNDRLLATLTHLRDLGNTVIVVEHDEDAIRAADHIIDIGPGAGVHGGQVIAQGTPQQILDNPDSLTGQYLNGTKEIAIPAERNKGSGKSLTLTGATGNNLQDVTLKIPLGVMTCVTGVSGSGKSTLINSTLYPVAATKLNKATSLSAAPHGNLKGLDHLDKVIDIDQSPIGRTPRSNPATYTGLFTPIRELFAGTQEARSRGYKPGRFSFNVKGGRCEACQGDGVIKVEMHFLPDVYVPCDVCKGKRYNRETLEVRYKGKNIHEVLEMTVEEGREFFDAVPFIARKLQTLIDVGLSYIRLGQSAVTLSGGEAQRVKLAKELSKRDTGKTLYILDEPTTGLHFYDIQQLLNVLERLRDHGNTIVVIEHNLDVIKTADWIVDLGPEGGSGGGQIIAEGTPEEVSENKRSHTGRYLKPMLSK
- the rplQ gene encoding 50S ribosomal protein L17; this translates as MRHRKSGRKFSRTSAHRKAMFRNMTASLVEHELIKTTLPKAKELRRVAEPLITLSKNDSVANRRLAFARLRSDEAVAKLFDELGPRYSDRPGGYLRILKCGFRAGDNAPMAFVELVGRPLDIEAEEVDEDEA